Below is a genomic region from Nocardioides panacis.
GCTGGCCATCGAGCGTGCCAAGCGCCTCGTCGAGCTCGGCCACGACGTGGTCGTGCTGCTCGACGGCATCACCCGGCTGGGCCGGGCGTACAACCTGGCCGCCCCGGCCAGCGGCCGGATCCTGTCCGGCGGCGTGGACTCCGCCGCGCTCTACCCGCCGAAGCGCTTCTTCGGTGCCGCCCGCAACATCGAGGACGGCGGCTCGCTGACGATCCTGGCCACCGCGCTGATCGAGAGCGGCTCGAAGATGGACGAGGTGATCTTCGAGGAGTTCAAGGGCACCGGCAACATGGAGATTCGGCTGCGCCGCGACTTCGCGGACAAGCGGATCTTCCCGGCGATCGACGCCGTGCAGTCCGGCACCCGCCGCGAGGAGCTCCTGATGAGCAAGGAGGAGCTGTCCATCGTCTGGAAGCTCCGCCGGGTGCTCTCGGGACTCGACAGCCAGCAGGCCCTCGAGCTGCTCCTCGAGCGGCTCAAGAAGTCCTCGAGCAACTACGAGTTCCTGACCCAGGTCCAGAAGACGACGCCGACCGTGAGCGGTCGCGGCGACAAGGACTAAGCCGGGACCGAGCGGGAAGAAACCGGCCCACCCCGCGGGTTGAGAAGGCTGCAGGGAGCCGATTGGCGCAGTGCCAGGGCTCCCTGGCAGACTGGATGGCTGGTTCCGGTTCACGTTCCCCGTGAGGGGACGACCCGGCGACCGAACCCCTCGAGAGGAAAACCATGAAGAAGAACACGCACCCGGAGTACACCGAGACCTCGGTGACCTGCACCTGCGGCAACACGTTCACCACCCGCAGCACCGTCAACAGCGGCACGATCCGCTCCGACGTGTGCTCGCAGTGCCACCCGTTCTACACCGGCAAGCAGAAGATCCTCGACACCG
It encodes:
- the rpmE gene encoding 50S ribosomal protein L31, producing MKKNTHPEYTETSVTCTCGNTFTTRSTVNSGTIRSDVCSQCHPFYTGKQKILDTGGRVARFEKRYAAKTADAKK